The following proteins are co-located in the Lentibacillus sp. JNUCC-1 genome:
- a CDS encoding undecaprenyldiphospho-muramoylpentapeptide beta-N-acetylglucosaminyltransferase, producing MKHKHILFTGGGTAGHVMVNLALIPVYQKDGWSIDYIGSHDGIEKKLIEPLEGVTYHSISTGKLRRYMSKENFKDPFKVIKGVMQAWRIIGRTKPAVIFSKGGFVSVPVVLAAKLRGVPTIIHESDFTPGLANKIAIPFAKKVLATFPETVKYLPDNKAEYVGAVIRDELFQGNRSKGLELAGLNEEKPVLLVMGGSGGAQIINEKVRQTLDDLLKDFQIIHICGQGKVDQTIDRKGYAQFDYVNETLKDILAASDFVLSRAGANAIFEFLALEKPMLLIPLSRQASRGDQIINAESFKDKQYARVLEEEELTEIRLAEELTRLKETAPVMRDHMKAYRSDKAKDKVINIINQTSK from the coding sequence ATGAAGCATAAACATATTTTATTTACAGGCGGGGGAACTGCAGGGCATGTTATGGTCAACCTGGCACTTATCCCCGTTTACCAGAAAGATGGCTGGTCGATTGATTACATCGGATCACACGACGGCATTGAAAAAAAACTGATTGAACCACTTGAAGGCGTTACATATCATAGTATTTCCACCGGTAAGCTTCGTCGCTATATGTCCAAAGAAAATTTCAAAGATCCTTTTAAAGTGATAAAAGGGGTCATGCAAGCATGGCGGATCATAGGACGCACAAAGCCGGCAGTCATATTTTCTAAAGGCGGTTTTGTATCTGTTCCCGTCGTTCTCGCCGCAAAATTACGCGGGGTACCCACAATTATTCATGAATCTGATTTTACACCAGGGCTTGCCAATAAGATTGCAATTCCATTTGCTAAGAAAGTTTTGGCCACATTCCCCGAAACAGTGAAATACTTGCCAGATAACAAAGCTGAATATGTCGGAGCAGTTATTCGTGATGAATTATTTCAGGGAAATCGCAGCAAGGGTCTCGAGCTCGCGGGACTGAATGAGGAAAAACCTGTCCTTCTCGTCATGGGCGGCAGTGGTGGTGCCCAAATTATCAATGAAAAAGTGCGGCAAACCCTTGATGACCTGCTGAAAGACTTTCAAATTATTCATATCTGTGGTCAGGGAAAAGTTGATCAAACTATTGATAGAAAAGGGTACGCCCAATTCGATTATGTAAATGAAACGCTGAAAGACATACTGGCAGCAAGTGATTTTGTCCTGTCCAGAGCAGGTGCCAACGCGATTTTTGAATTCCTGGCGCTTGAGAAACCAATGCTCCTGATCCCATTGTCACGCCAAGCAAGCCGGGGCGATCAAATCATTAATGCTGAATCATTCAAAGACAAACAATATGCCCGTGTTCTTGAAGAAGAAGAACTGACTGAAATCCGCTTGGCCGAAGAACTCACACGTCTCAAAGAAACTGCACCGGTCATGCGGGATCACATGAAGGCGTACCGAAGCGACAAGGCAAAGGACAAAGTAATCAACATTATTAATCAGACTAGTAAATAA
- the odhB gene encoding 2-oxoglutarate dehydrogenase complex dihydrolipoyllysine-residue succinyltransferase, with amino-acid sequence MKEIKIPELAESITEGTISQWLVKKGEKVEKGDPIVELETDKVNVEVNSDYAGVLAEVLHEEGDDVEVGDVIAKVDENGEAGGEDTSSETTEEKTSDASDAKETEPAKTEEKEETSQSKQETSETESEGSDKEVVASPAARKRARELGIDLSSVKPRDPLGRVRPEDVDEAARTKEEAKSAPKKETKSKEDKSKSSEKTEFSKPVERVKMSRRRQTIANRLVEAQQGAAMLTTFNEVDLTEVMKLRSQRKDKFLEKHDVKLGFMSFFTKAVVGALKDFPLLNAEIQGNEIVMKQFYDIGIAVSTEDGLVVPVVRDADRLDFAGVEKEIGKLGKKAHDNKLALSDLQGGTFTITNGGIFGSMLSTPILNAPQVGILGMHNIQKRAMVMPDDSIEVRPMMYIALSYDHRIVDGKDAVQFLVRVKELLEDPYDLLLEG; translated from the coding sequence GTGAAAGAAATTAAAATTCCAGAACTGGCTGAGTCAATTACGGAAGGGACCATTTCACAATGGTTAGTTAAAAAAGGAGAAAAGGTTGAGAAAGGCGATCCAATCGTTGAACTTGAAACAGACAAAGTCAACGTCGAAGTCAATTCCGATTATGCAGGTGTATTGGCTGAGGTTCTTCATGAAGAGGGCGACGATGTTGAAGTTGGCGATGTGATTGCCAAGGTTGACGAGAATGGTGAAGCAGGAGGCGAAGATACGTCCTCTGAAACAACAGAAGAAAAGACATCTGACGCTTCTGATGCCAAAGAAACTGAACCAGCCAAAACTGAGGAAAAAGAAGAAACTTCCCAGTCTAAGCAGGAAACATCAGAAACAGAATCTGAGGGATCAGATAAAGAAGTCGTTGCTTCACCTGCAGCACGTAAACGGGCACGCGAGCTGGGCATAGATCTGAGTTCCGTAAAACCGCGTGATCCACTCGGCCGTGTTCGTCCAGAAGATGTGGACGAAGCAGCCCGCACAAAAGAAGAGGCAAAATCTGCACCTAAAAAAGAAACAAAGAGCAAGGAAGACAAATCCAAGAGCAGCGAGAAAACAGAATTCTCAAAGCCAGTTGAGCGTGTGAAAATGTCGCGTCGCCGTCAGACAATCGCCAACCGTCTTGTTGAAGCACAGCAAGGAGCTGCAATGCTGACAACATTTAACGAAGTCGATCTGACCGAAGTGATGAAACTTCGCAGCCAACGCAAAGACAAGTTCTTGGAAAAGCACGATGTTAAACTTGGTTTCATGTCGTTCTTTACAAAAGCTGTCGTCGGTGCTTTGAAAGACTTCCCGCTTTTAAATGCTGAAATTCAAGGCAACGAAATCGTCATGAAACAATTTTACGATATTGGCATTGCCGTATCAACGGAAGATGGGCTTGTTGTGCCTGTTGTTCGCGACGCGGACCGTCTGGATTTTGCCGGTGTTGAAAAAGAAATTGGCAAACTCGGCAAAAAAGCACACGACAACAAACTTGCCTTGAGTGATTTACAAGGCGGGACGTTTACCATTACAAATGGTGGCATCTTTGGGTCAATGCTGTCTACGCCAATCCTGAATGCTCCACAAGTCGGTATTCTTGGGATGCACAACATTCAGAAACGTGCTATGGTTATGCCAGATGATTCCATTGAAGTGCGCCCGATGATGTATATCGCACTTTCTTATGATCATAGAATTGTTGACGGCAAAGACGCTGTTCAATTCCTTGTTAGAGTAAAAGAGCTGTTGGAAGATCCTTATGATTTATTGCTCGAAGGATAA
- a CDS encoding tRNA (cytidine(34)-2'-O)-methyltransferase: MGLHIVLYQPEIPANTGNISRTCHATNATLHLVHPLGFSTDDRMLRRAGLDYWKDVDIKEYPAIDDVYRTYPHGDFYYIENFGTRHYTDFDFSDSNKDWFFVFGRETNGIPHELLKGKEDKCLRVHMNDKVRSLNLSNTAAVIVYEVLRQQNFPGLS; this comes from the coding sequence ATGGGGCTTCATATTGTGTTATATCAACCAGAGATTCCGGCTAATACGGGGAATATATCTCGAACATGTCATGCTACGAATGCTACACTGCATTTGGTTCATCCGCTTGGTTTTTCTACAGATGACCGGATGTTGCGGCGGGCGGGGCTCGACTACTGGAAAGATGTGGATATCAAGGAATATCCAGCAATCGATGACGTGTACCGTACATACCCGCACGGTGACTTTTATTATATCGAAAACTTCGGCACCCGGCATTACACTGATTTCGATTTCAGTGATTCTAATAAAGACTGGTTTTTTGTATTCGGCAGGGAGACCAATGGTATTCCACACGAATTGCTTAAAGGTAAAGAAGATAAATGCCTGCGTGTCCATATGAATGACAAAGTGAGAAGTCTTAACTTGTCCAACACTGCTGCTGTCATAGTCTACGAAGTATTGCGCCAACAGAATTTTCCAGGCCTTTCTTAA
- a CDS encoding amidase domain-containing protein translates to MDQLQNIWMRMFENENKRDAWWHKKCTVYHQRGYEMLRVRGRGELYRILRYAPTAEHEYLMHLSILLKKRDHFYIEELSVPFVFNVERGNVVHHRICGISSADEETSPVLTREISPEAHQRFTYDRQAAVKYAERWWNSYNPAYRRFDVDCTNYVSQCLYAGGAPMHGAPKRDRGWWYQGDNWSYSWSVAHSLRWYLSGATQGLKGSEVSEASELELGDIICYDFQGDGRWDHNTIVVSKDNNGMPLVNAHTDNSRMRYWSYEDSLAWTPDTQYKFFHIG, encoded by the coding sequence TTGGACCAACTTCAGAATATCTGGATGCGTATGTTTGAGAATGAAAATAAGCGTGATGCGTGGTGGCATAAAAAGTGTACGGTGTACCACCAAAGAGGATATGAAATGCTTCGAGTGCGGGGACGCGGGGAATTGTATCGAATTTTGCGTTATGCCCCCACTGCTGAACATGAATATCTTATGCATCTGTCCATTCTCTTGAAAAAAAGGGATCACTTTTATATTGAAGAGCTTTCGGTTCCTTTTGTTTTTAATGTGGAAAGAGGAAACGTTGTTCATCACCGGATATGCGGGATTTCGTCAGCGGATGAGGAGACATCGCCAGTGCTGACAAGGGAAATAAGCCCTGAAGCACATCAAAGGTTCACCTATGATCGACAGGCTGCTGTGAAATATGCTGAGCGGTGGTGGAACAGCTATAACCCCGCATATCGGCGCTTCGATGTGGATTGTACAAATTATGTTTCCCAATGCCTGTATGCTGGAGGCGCGCCAATGCATGGCGCCCCTAAACGGGATAGAGGCTGGTGGTATCAAGGCGACAATTGGAGTTACAGCTGGTCTGTCGCCCATTCGCTGCGGTGGTATCTAAGTGGGGCAACACAAGGTCTTAAAGGGTCGGAAGTCAGTGAGGCGAGTGAATTGGAGCTGGGAGACATTATTTGCTATGATTTCCAGGGCGACGGCAGGTGGGACCACAACACCATAGTTGTCAGCAAAGACAATAACGGCATGCCTCTCGTCAACGCCCACACAGATAACAGCCGCATGCGTTACTGGTCATACGAAGACTCTCTAGCCTGGACCCCCGACACCCAGTACAAATTCTTCCACATCGGCTGA
- a CDS encoding methylated-DNA--[protein]-cysteine S-methyltransferase yields MKLLYKETRTPLGPITIAGSDTHVVRIDYGPYSDLKPVWDSWSSRQIGSTDFLPNSNNAIDLAAAELGDYFEGKLFNFSFPFYYYGTDFQKKVWQALYMTLPYGGTRSYKDIAEIINKPKAVRAVGGAVNKNPLSIVVPCHRVVGKKGGLVGYNGGLDKKEFLLKHEQEQLDRVSLHRS; encoded by the coding sequence ATGAAGTTGCTATACAAAGAGACGAGAACGCCACTTGGTCCAATAACAATAGCTGGAAGTGACACCCATGTGGTGCGGATCGACTATGGACCTTATTCTGATCTGAAACCAGTCTGGGATTCGTGGAGCAGCCGGCAGATCGGAAGTACAGATTTTTTACCGAATTCCAATAATGCCATTGATCTAGCAGCGGCTGAACTTGGGGACTATTTTGAGGGGAAGCTGTTTAATTTCTCGTTCCCTTTTTATTACTATGGAACAGACTTTCAGAAAAAAGTGTGGCAGGCACTTTATATGACGCTTCCCTATGGGGGCACCAGATCCTATAAAGACATTGCTGAAATCATTAACAAGCCAAAAGCAGTCCGGGCTGTAGGTGGTGCGGTTAATAAAAATCCATTGTCGATCGTTGTCCCATGTCATCGTGTAGTCGGAAAAAAAGGCGGGCTTGTTGGCTACAATGGGGGACTTGATAAAAAGGAGTTCCTTCTGAAACATGAACAAGAACAACTAGACCGCGTGTCTTTGCACAGGTCTTAA
- a CDS encoding 2-oxoglutarate dehydrogenase E1 component, with protein sequence MAQNEESYDRFWGDFHGPNRGYVEEQYELYKEDPDAVESSIRAVFEKHGAPDWLKGAAGSSQDTQPATSIEQVKTLTSAMKLVEAIRRYGHLEAKIYAVSEEDRQSNLVQPESYGLTEDELRNIPANWLWEEAPNGVDNGLDVVKHLKERYSGPITFEFDHVNSDEERQWLLERIETGAHQFDPSNDEQKQLLERLAQVEGFEQFLQKTFVGQKRFSIEGLEAMVPMLDRIVKYATRDNVEHIMMGMAHRGRLSVLAHVLGKPFDRIFSEFQHSPDKELVPSEGSTGINYGWTGDVKYHFGAVKEVQGGDETTTRITLANNPSHLEFVNPVVEGFARAGQDNRLEKGYPKQDFNQALPVLIHGDAAFIGEGVVAETLNLSNLPGYDTGGSVHIIANNLVGYTTNRHEGRSTRYASDLAKGFEIPIIHVNADDPVACIQAVKIAYDYRQTFKKDFLIDLVGYRRYGHNEMDEPRTTQPQLYQIIDEHPTAAHIFAERLEVDGVIDKDHFEQVKRNAQEELRNVYDGMKETESSKLEPLTMPKALTNSLEDYDTTYPLEKLKQLNQGLLKRPEGFTPFKKLEKILKRREKMLDEGNKADWGAGEALTYASILSDGIPIRLTGQDSERGTFAHRHLVLHDVKTGDTYCPLHGIEEAQASFDIRNSPLSEAGVLGFEYGYSVQSPETLVIWEAQFGDFANAGQVIFDQFISSARAKWGDISNMVMLLPHGYEGQGPEHSSARLERFLQMAAENNWIVANVTSSAQFFHLMRRQASMRGREEARPLVVMSPKSLLRNQRVASSAEEFSEGSFRPLRDQPNLKVSKKNAKRLLIGSGKVMVDVEEAIDEADESFEWLRALRLEQIYPFPAKELEKELKALPNLEEIVWIQEEPKNMGSWDFVDDYLRDLLKEGQTLRYVGRPDRSSPAVGEPNVHKAEQNQIIQEAINPSKGGNSSERN encoded by the coding sequence GTGGCACAGAATGAAGAATCTTATGACAGATTCTGGGGGGATTTTCACGGCCCGAACCGAGGGTATGTTGAAGAACAATATGAACTTTACAAGGAAGATCCAGATGCTGTTGAATCATCGATTAGAGCGGTGTTTGAAAAGCACGGTGCTCCAGATTGGCTAAAAGGTGCCGCTGGATCGTCCCAGGATACACAACCTGCTACATCAATCGAACAAGTAAAAACACTTACCTCGGCAATGAAACTTGTGGAGGCCATCCGTCGTTACGGACATCTCGAAGCAAAAATTTATGCTGTAAGTGAAGAAGACCGTCAAAGTAATCTTGTTCAACCGGAATCATACGGACTGACGGAAGACGAACTGCGTAATATCCCGGCCAATTGGCTTTGGGAAGAAGCGCCAAACGGTGTTGATAATGGTCTTGATGTTGTAAAACATTTAAAAGAACGTTATTCCGGACCTATTACATTTGAATTTGATCATGTTAATAGCGATGAAGAGCGGCAATGGCTGCTCGAACGAATTGAAACAGGCGCCCACCAATTTGACCCATCAAATGACGAGCAAAAACAATTGCTGGAGCGTCTCGCGCAGGTTGAAGGCTTTGAACAATTTTTGCAAAAAACATTTGTTGGCCAAAAACGGTTCTCGATTGAAGGACTGGAAGCAATGGTTCCGATGCTTGACCGTATTGTCAAGTACGCAACGCGGGACAACGTCGAACACATCATGATGGGTATGGCGCATCGTGGTCGTTTAAGTGTGCTTGCACATGTACTTGGTAAACCTTTTGACAGGATTTTTTCTGAATTCCAGCATTCACCGGATAAAGAATTGGTTCCATCTGAAGGTTCAACCGGTATTAATTATGGCTGGACAGGTGATGTGAAGTATCATTTCGGTGCTGTCAAAGAAGTTCAGGGCGGAGATGAAACGACTACCCGCATTACGCTCGCCAATAATCCGTCACACTTGGAGTTTGTTAACCCTGTTGTAGAAGGATTTGCACGTGCCGGGCAAGACAATCGCCTTGAAAAAGGCTATCCGAAACAGGACTTTAATCAAGCACTTCCTGTTCTGATCCATGGTGATGCTGCTTTTATTGGTGAAGGGGTAGTTGCTGAGACGTTGAACTTAAGCAATTTGCCTGGTTATGACACGGGTGGTTCCGTTCATATTATTGCCAACAACCTTGTAGGCTATACGACAAACCGCCATGAAGGCCGGTCTACACGGTATGCCAGTGATCTGGCCAAAGGATTTGAAATTCCGATTATTCACGTGAATGCTGATGATCCTGTCGCGTGTATTCAGGCTGTTAAGATCGCCTATGATTACAGACAAACATTCAAAAAGGATTTTCTAATTGATCTTGTAGGTTATAGAAGATATGGTCACAATGAAATGGATGAACCGCGGACCACACAGCCGCAGTTGTACCAAATTATAGATGAGCATCCGACCGCAGCACATATCTTTGCTGAAAGACTTGAGGTTGATGGTGTTATTGATAAGGATCATTTCGAGCAAGTGAAGAGAAATGCTCAGGAAGAGCTGCGCAACGTATATGATGGCATGAAGGAAACGGAATCAAGCAAACTCGAGCCGCTCACGATGCCAAAAGCGCTGACGAATAGTCTGGAAGATTATGATACCACTTATCCGCTTGAAAAACTGAAACAACTAAATCAAGGCTTATTGAAGCGGCCAGAAGGGTTTACACCGTTCAAGAAACTGGAAAAAATCCTTAAACGCCGTGAAAAAATGCTTGATGAAGGGAATAAAGCAGACTGGGGTGCCGGAGAGGCTCTCACATATGCTTCTATTTTGAGTGACGGTATTCCAATTAGGCTAACAGGTCAAGATTCTGAACGTGGCACATTTGCGCATCGTCATCTGGTTTTGCATGACGTTAAGACAGGCGACACGTATTGTCCACTCCACGGTATTGAAGAGGCACAGGCTTCATTTGACATTCGTAACAGTCCATTATCCGAGGCAGGCGTACTCGGGTTCGAATACGGGTATAGTGTACAATCACCAGAAACACTTGTAATCTGGGAAGCTCAATTTGGTGATTTTGCCAATGCGGGCCAAGTCATTTTTGACCAATTCATTTCATCAGCTCGTGCAAAATGGGGGGACATTTCCAATATGGTCATGCTTCTGCCACACGGGTATGAGGGACAGGGCCCTGAACATTCCAGCGCACGTCTTGAGCGTTTCTTGCAAATGGCTGCCGAGAATAACTGGATTGTTGCAAATGTAACATCATCTGCACAATTCTTCCATTTGATGCGACGTCAGGCATCTATGCGTGGACGTGAGGAAGCCCGTCCATTGGTGGTTATGTCACCTAAAAGTCTATTAAGAAACCAGCGTGTGGCCTCTTCTGCAGAAGAATTTTCAGAAGGCAGCTTTAGGCCGTTGCGTGACCAACCGAATCTTAAAGTCTCCAAGAAAAATGCTAAACGGCTGTTGATTGGATCCGGTAAAGTGATGGTTGATGTTGAAGAAGCGATAGACGAAGCAGATGAATCATTTGAGTGGCTCAGAGCCTTAAGACTTGAACAAATTTATCCATTCCCAGCTAAAGAACTGGAAAAAGAACTGAAGGCACTGCCAAATTTGGAAGAGATTGTTTGGATACAGGAAGAACCTAAAAACATGGGCAGCTGGGATTTCGTTGATGATTATCTCCGCGATCTTCTTAAAGAGGGTCAAACGCTGCGTTATGTTGGCCGTCCTGATCGATCTTCTCCTGCTGTCGGAGAACCAAATGTGCATAAAGCTGAACAGAATCAAATCATACAAGAAGCGATAAACCCGTCCAAAGGAGGAAATTCCAGTGAAAGAAATTAA